A single region of the Raphanus sativus cultivar WK10039 chromosome 1, ASM80110v3, whole genome shotgun sequence genome encodes:
- the LOC108808049 gene encoding probable sulfate transporter 3.3, whose translation MEVHKVVAPPHRSTAAKLKTRLKETFFPDDPLRQFRGQPNRTKLIRAAQYIFPILQWCPEYSFRLLKSDVVSGLTIASLAIPQGISYAKLANLPPIVGLYSSFVPPLVYAVLGSSRDLAVGPVSIASLILGSMLRQQVSPVDNPILFLQLAFTSTFFAGLFQASLGILRLGFIIDFLSKATLIGFMAGAAIIVSLQQLKALLGITHFTKQMSVIPVLSSVFHHTNEWSWQTIVMGFCFLLFLLATRHLSMKKPKLFWVSAGAPLLSVTVSTLIVFVSRADRHGISVIGKLQEGLNPPSWNMLQFQGSHLGLVAKTGLITGIVSLTEGIAVGRTFAAVKNYHVDGNKEMIAIGLMNVVGSATSCYVTTGAFSRSAVNNNAGCKTAVSNIVMSVTVMVTLLFLMPLFEYTPNVVLGAIIVTAVIGLIDLPAARHIWRIDKFDFLVMLCAFFGVVFLSVQNGLAIAVGLSLFKLLMQVTRPKTVIMGNIPGTDVYRNLHHYKDARRIPGFLVLSIESPVNFANSNYLTERTSRWIEECEEEEAQEKHSSLRFLILEMSAVSGVDTNGVSFFKELKKTTAKKNIELVFVNPLSEVMEKLQRSDEEEEFMRPEFLFLTVSEAVASLSLKGGPSLNNV comes from the exons ATGGAGGTGCACAAGGTGGTTGCTCCGCCGCATAGGAGCACGGCGGCGAAGCTGAAGACAAGACTGAAGGAGACTTTCTTCCCTGATGATCCTCTAAGACAGTTCAGAGGACAACCGAACCGTACCAAACTCATACGAGCCGCTCAATACATTTTCCCAATCCTCCAGTGGTGTCCAGAGTACAGCTTTAGACTCCTCAAATCTGACGTCGTTTCAGGTCTCACCATCGCTAGTTTAGCTATTCCTCAG GGGATAAGTTACGCGAAGCTAGCGAATTTACCTCCAATTGTCGGTCTAT ACTCGAGCTTTGTACCACCGTTGGTTTATGCGGTGTTGGGAAGCTCAAGAGATCTAGCGGTGGGACCAGTATCCATAGCGTCGTTGATCTTAGGGTCCATGCTAAGGCAGCAAGTATCTCCCGTAGACAATCCTATTCTCTTTTTACAGCTCGCTTTCACTTCTACCTTCTTTGCTGGTCTctttcaagcctctcttggaaTCCTCAG GCTGGGATTTATAATCGACTTTCTATCAAAAGCAACATTAATAGGTTTTATGGCGGGTGCAGCCATAATAGTATCATTGCAACAGCTAAAGGCTCTGCTAGGGATAACTCATTTCACTAAGCAAATGAGTGTGATCCCTGTTCTCTCCTCTGTTTTCCACCACACCAACGAG TGGTCATGGCAAACGATTGTGATGGGATTCTGCTTCTTGCTGTTCTTGCTCGCCACACGTCACCTC AGCATGAAGAAGCCGAAGCTGTTCTGGGTCTCAGCTGGAGCTCCGCTACTCTCAGTTACCGTCTCTACACTTATCGTATTTGTTTCAAGAGCTGATCGTCATGGCATTAGCGTC ATTGGGAAACTACAAGAAGGTTTGAATCCACCGTCTTGGAACATGCTTCAGTTCCAAGGAAGTCATCTCGGACTCGTTGCCAAAACAGGACTCATCACCGGAATCGTCTCCCTCACC GAAGGTATCGCAGTAGGAAGAACATTCGCAGCGGTAAAAAACTACCACGTAGACGGAAACAAAGAGATGATCGCCATAGGTCTAATGAACGTTGTCGGCTCCGCCACTTCATGCTACGTCACAACCGGAGCATTCTCTAGATCAGCCGTTAACAACAACGCCGGATGTAAAACCGCGGTTTCAAACATCGTGATGTCTGTCACCGTTATGGTCACACTCCTCTTCTTAATGCCGCTTTTCGAATACACTCCCAACGTGGTCCTCGGTGCCATCATTGTGACCGCGGTCATTGGTCTCATCGACCTTCCCGCAGCTCGTCATATATGGAGGATTGATAAGTTTGATTTCTTGGTGATGTTATGCGCCTTCTTTGGTGTTGTTTTCTTGTCGGTCCAGAACGGTCTAGCTATAGCGGTGGGACTATCGTTGTTCAAGTTATTAATGCAAGTAACGAGGCCGAAGACGGTTATTATGGGGAATATTCCGGGGACAGATGTGTACCGTAATCTTCATCATTACAAAGATGCACGAAGGATCCCAGGGTTCCTTGTCCTAAGCATTGAATCTCCTGTCAATTTTGCCAATTCTAATTACCTCACCGAAAG AACATCTCGTTGGATAGAAGAATGCGAAGAAGAGGAAGCACAGGAGAAGCATTCTAGCCTTCGGTTCTTGATTCTTGAAATGTCAG cTGTGAGTGGGGTGGACACAAACGGAGTCTCATTCTTTAAGGAATTGAAGAAAACCACAGCAAAGAAAAACATCGAG CTTGTGTTTGTGAACCCATTAAGTGAAGTGATGGAGAAGCTACAAAGATctgacgaagaagaagagttcaTGAGGCCTGAGTTTCTCTTCTTGACTGTTTCTGAGGCCGTTGCGTCGCTCTCTCTTAAAGGAGGCCCATCTCTCAATAACGTTTGA
- the LOC108850238 gene encoding MLP-like protein 43, which translates to MAEVETEPETKAATDPETKAATKTETKADSMVGEIWIDVDIKASAEKFHHMFAKRPHHVSNATPRHIGGVELHEGDWDKVGSIVLWNYIHEGKSKVAKDRIEAVDPEKNLIKFRVLEGDVLKECKTFLITLQVTPKQGGPGSVARWHLEYERIDEKVAHPETLLPFLELMSKEIDEHLLSTE; encoded by the exons ATGGCAGAGGTAGAAACTGAGCCAGAGACAAAGGCTGCGACTGATCCAGAGACAAAGGCTGCGACTAAAACAGAGACGAAGGCTGATAGCATGGTTGGAGAGATTTGGATAGATGTCGATATCAAAGCTTCTGCAGAGAAGTTCCACCATATGTTCGCTAAAAGGCCACACCACGTGTCCAATGCCACCCCTCGCCACATTGGGGGAGTTGAGCTGCACGAGGGAGACTGGGACAAAGTTGGAAGCATAGTCTTGTGGAACTATATTCATG AAGGAAAGTCAAAAGTAGCAAAGGATAGGATCGAAGCAGTGGATCCGGAGAAGAATCTGATAAAGTTCAGGGTCTTAGAGGGAGATGTGTTAAAGGAGTGCAAAACCTTCTTGATAACGCTCCAA GTAACACCAAAGCAAGGAGGGCCCGGAAGTGTGGCGAGGTGGCACTTGGAGTATGAGAGGATTGATGAGAAGGTAGCTCATCCTGAAACTCTACTTCCATTCTTGGAATTAATGTCCAAAGAGATCGATGAACACCTACTGTCCACAGAGTAG
- the LOC108850230 gene encoding MLP-like protein 43: MCLLNYLYKRSYSDCSAFTHSSFKPSRNDLEKQILHRKMAEVETKKEKKAATEPETKAAAEPETKAATEPETKPATEPETKPASKPETQADSMVGEIWVDVDIKASAEKFHHMFAKRPHHVSNVTPRHIGGVELHKGEWDKVGSIVLWNYIHDGKPKVAKDRIEEVDPEKNLIKFRVLEGDVMKEYKTFLLTLQVTPKQGGTGSVVRWHMEYERIDEKVAHPETLLPFLESMSKEIDEHLLSTE, translated from the exons ATGTGTCTTCTTAATTATCTCTATAAAAGGAGCTATTCGGATTGTAGTGCATTCACTCACTCTTCATTCAAACCATCTCGAAACGACTTAGAGAAACAAATCCTTCATAGAAAAATGGCAGAGGTAGAAACTAAGAAAGAGAAAAAGGCTGCTACCGAGCCAGAGACGAAGGCTGCTGCCGAGCCAGAGACGAAGGCTGCTACCGAGCCAGAGACAAAGCCTGCTACCGAGCCAGAGACAAAGCCTGCGAGTAAACCAGAGACACAGGCTGATAGTATGGTTGGAGAGATTTGGGTGGATGTTGATATCAAAGCTTCTGCAGAGAAGTTCCACCATATGTTCGCTAAAAGACCACACCACGTGTCCAATGTCACCCCTCGCCACATTGGGGGAGTTGAGCTGCACAAGGGAGAGTGGGACAAAGTTGGAAGCATAGTCTTGTGGAATTACATTCATG ATGGAAAGCCAAAAGTTGCAAAGGATAGGATCGAAGAGGTGGATCCAGAGAAGAATCTGATAAAGTTCAGGGTCTTAGAAGGAGATGTGATGAAGGAGTACAAGACCTTCTTGTTAACACTCCAA GTAACACCAAAGCAAGGAGGAACCGGAAGTGTGGTGAGGTGGCACATGGAGTATGAGAGGATTGATGAGAAGGTAGCTCATCCCGAGACTCTACTTCCATTCTTGGAATCAATGTCCAAAGAGATTGATGAACACCTACTGTCCACGGAGTAG